In one Jeotgalibacillus haloalkalitolerans genomic region, the following are encoded:
- a CDS encoding bifunctional metallophosphatase/5'-nucleotidase: MKERITIFHTNDLHSHFENWPVIHQFLQQERAMLQAAGEEVYLFDIGDHADRSHPLTEGSAGKRNVDLLNEAGYDAVTIGNNEGITFSYEELNELYHHADFEVILANLFTSEGNRPDWACPYLIKTTKSGVKIGITAVTAEYPVFYEKLGWHITSAKDELKAQVRAMKDKVDIIVLLSHLGIREDEWVAEECPDIDIIMGGHTHHVLENGRLHNQVLLAAAGKYGMFTGKVEIEFDHVSRKVSGKTATLYETNELPAADDLNTIWLEEGRQLLSNEITVLKEPIHHNPLQAESPLSRLLAEAILDWCDADCAIVTGGLLLHPLEAGPVTEYDLHKILPHPINPCLVELTGSELKEVIRQSRHQNWPTTVIRGLGFRGTILGEFIYNGLEEKDHQFYVGGQEVRADQVYKIATVDMFTFGFFFPEMQRAKKQYFMPEFLRDILKDKLSHTAR, from the coding sequence GTGAAAGAAAGAATAACCATTTTCCATACGAATGATTTACATAGTCATTTTGAGAATTGGCCCGTCATTCATCAGTTCCTGCAGCAGGAGCGTGCGATGCTTCAGGCAGCCGGCGAGGAAGTCTATCTGTTTGATATCGGGGATCATGCTGACCGCTCGCACCCTTTAACAGAGGGGTCAGCGGGAAAAAGAAACGTTGATCTGCTCAATGAAGCCGGGTATGATGCTGTGACGATCGGAAACAATGAAGGGATCACTTTTTCATACGAAGAGTTAAATGAGCTGTATCATCATGCAGACTTTGAAGTCATTCTGGCAAACCTTTTTACATCAGAAGGAAACCGTCCGGACTGGGCATGCCCTTATCTGATTAAAACTACGAAAAGTGGTGTAAAAATCGGAATTACAGCTGTAACAGCGGAATATCCGGTCTTTTATGAAAAGCTCGGCTGGCATATTACGTCTGCAAAAGATGAATTGAAAGCGCAGGTTCGTGCAATGAAGGACAAGGTGGATATCATTGTGCTGCTGTCACACCTGGGAATCAGAGAAGATGAGTGGGTGGCGGAAGAGTGTCCTGATATCGATATCATTATGGGTGGCCATACACATCACGTGCTTGAAAATGGCCGGCTGCATAATCAGGTGTTGTTAGCCGCAGCCGGAAAATACGGCATGTTTACAGGTAAAGTGGAAATTGAATTTGATCATGTGAGCAGGAAAGTGTCCGGGAAAACAGCAACCCTTTATGAAACAAATGAGCTTCCTGCAGCAGACGATCTGAATACAATATGGCTTGAAGAAGGCCGTCAGCTGCTGTCTAATGAAATCACAGTCCTGAAAGAGCCGATTCATCATAATCCGCTTCAGGCAGAATCTCCTCTATCCAGGCTGCTTGCTGAAGCAATACTTGACTGGTGCGACGCTGATTGTGCAATTGTAACAGGTGGTCTGCTGCTTCACCCGCTTGAAGCAGGGCCGGTAACGGAATATGATCTGCATAAGATTCTTCCCCATCCGATCAACCCGTGTCTGGTTGAACTGACAGGAAGCGAATTGAAAGAAGTCATCAGGCAGTCGAGACATCAGAACTGGCCAACGACGGTGATCAGAGGTCTTGGGTTCAGGGGAACCATTTTGGGTGAGTTTATTTATAATGGGCTTGAGGAAAAAGATCATCAATTTTATGTAGGCGGGCAGGAAGTGCGAGCAGATCAGGTATACAAAATCGCAACCGTTGATATGTTTACATTCGGGTTCTTTTTCCCTGAAATGCAAAGAGCAAAAAAACAATATTTTATGCCTGAGTTTTTGCGTGATATTTTAAAAGACAAGCTAAGTCATACCGCCCGTTAG
- a CDS encoding HD-GYP domain-containing protein — translation MRLISTRVLRAGMVLGHTIYNVNEKPLLQAGVTLTEGMITRLRLLKVQYVYIADEKSKGIEVKESVPVFVRQESIREIRDAFSSIHTCKQKNMSEMLANKATKIQHILKNIMSEMDANQDLLMILSDAYIYDSYIFHHSYNVTLYTLAIGKELKLPVKQLEQLGLGAMLHDIGKTMVDESVLMKEGPLTEEEFEEIKQHTVHGFEVLKNLHNVSLLTAHCAFQHHERLNGSGYPRGITGEDIHPYAKIIAVADVFDACTSNRVYRDKMLPADALEILLAGSGTLFDPTVIKAFQMGIAIYPNGLTVQLSDGRKGIVARQNKGVSTRPVIRVIEESHKIVRATYEVDLSSDLNCTIAQTDVAFITE, via the coding sequence ATGAGATTAATATCAACCAGGGTTCTGCGGGCCGGTATGGTACTTGGTCATACCATTTATAACGTGAATGAAAAGCCTCTGTTGCAAGCAGGTGTGACTTTGACTGAGGGAATGATCACACGTCTGCGTTTACTGAAAGTGCAGTATGTATATATTGCTGATGAAAAGTCCAAAGGAATTGAAGTGAAGGAAAGTGTGCCGGTTTTTGTCAGACAGGAATCGATCAGAGAAATCAGGGATGCTTTTTCTTCCATTCATACGTGTAAACAAAAAAATATGTCAGAAATGCTGGCAAATAAAGCAACGAAAATTCAGCATATCCTGAAAAATATCATGAGTGAAATGGACGCGAATCAGGACCTGCTGATGATTCTGTCAGATGCTTATATTTATGATTCTTATATCTTCCACCATTCCTACAATGTGACGCTGTATACGCTTGCGATTGGAAAAGAGCTGAAGCTGCCTGTCAAACAGCTGGAGCAGCTGGGACTTGGTGCGATGCTGCATGACATTGGGAAAACGATGGTGGATGAGTCAGTGCTGATGAAGGAAGGTCCATTGACTGAAGAGGAATTTGAAGAAATCAAGCAGCATACAGTTCATGGATTTGAAGTGCTGAAAAATCTGCATAATGTTTCATTACTGACTGCTCACTGTGCTTTTCAGCATCATGAAAGACTGAATGGCTCAGGTTATCCAAGAGGTATTACCGGTGAGGATATTCATCCGTATGCAAAAATAATTGCCGTAGCAGATGTGTTTGATGCCTGCACATCCAACCGGGTCTACCGGGATAAGATGCTTCCTGCAGATGCACTTGAAATTTTGCTTGCAGGTTCGGGTACATTATTTGATCCGACAGTCATAAAAGCTTTTCAAATGGGAATCGCCATCTATCCAAATGGTTTGACTGTTCAGCTGAGTGATGGAAGAAAAGGGATCGTTGCGCGACAGAATAAAGGCGTTTCTACACGTCCGGTGATCAGGGTAATTGAAGAGAGCCATAAAATTGTTCGGGCGACCTATGAAGTTGATCTATCCTCGGACCTTAACTGCACCATTGCTCAGACCGATGTTGCATTCATAACAGAATAA